A genome region from Schistocerca americana isolate TAMUIC-IGC-003095 chromosome 1, iqSchAmer2.1, whole genome shotgun sequence includes the following:
- the LOC124600050 gene encoding cathepsin B, which produces MGRILLLLLSVYSVYCQPTDYDILSDDFINYINSLNSTWKAGRNFPQETPVKHLKRLMGVHPDSYLFQPPVQRHAVEDLEIPEEFDSREKWSFCPTIKEIRDQGSCGSCWAFGAVEAMSDRVCIHSKGEKNFHFSAEDLVSCCHSCGFGCSGGFPGAAWAYWKRKGIVSGGAYNSSQGCQPYEIPPCEHHVNGTRLPCSGEGGNTPRCEKQCEDSYPVSYSEDLHYGESAYSVEGSSKQIQAEIMKNGPVEGAFTVYEDFVHYKSGVYQHVSGVALGGHAIKIIGWGVLDDTPYWLVANSWNSDWGDGGFFRIKRGSNECGIESQINAGLPKLSESF; this is translated from the exons ATGGGGCGCATATTACTTCTTCTACTTTCGGTGTATTCCGTTTACTGTCAACCAACTGATTATGATATTCTGTCAGATGACTTCATAAACTACATTAATTCGCTAAATTCGACATGGAAG GCTGGCAGAAACTTCCCACAAGAAACACCGGTGAAACACTTAAAACGACTGATGGGAGTTCATCCAGATTCCTACCTCTTCCAACCACCTGTTCAGAGACATGCAGTAGAGGACTTGGAAATTCCAGAGGAGTTTGATTCCCGTGAGAAATGGTCCTTCTGCCCTACAATAAAGGAGATTCGGGATCAAGGATCCTGTGGTTCCTGTTGG gcatttggtgcagtggaagcaatgtcagacagAGTTTGCATTCATTCAAAAGGTGAAAAGAATTTCCACTTCTCAGCAGAAGATCTTGTATCTTGTTGTCACTCTTGCGGATTTGGTTGCAGTGGAGGTTTTCCAGGAGCTGCATGGGCATACTGGAAACGTAAAGGCATTGTCAGTGGTGGAGCTTACAATTCATCACAG GGATGTCAGCCTTATGAAATACCACCTTGCGAACACCATGTAAATGGCACTCGATTGCCATGCTCTGGAGAGGGTGGCAATACACCTCGATGTGAGAAGCAGTGTGAAGACAGTTACCCTGTGTCATACTCTGAGGATCTGCATTATG GTGAATCTGCATATTCTGTTGAAGGCAGCAGCAAACAGATACAGGCTGAAATTATGAAAAATGGCCCTGTTGAAGGTGCATTTACAGTATATGAAGACTTTGTACACTATAAATCAG gtGTTTATCAACATGTTTCTGGTGTTGCTCTTGGCGGCCATGCAATCAAGATCATAGGTTGGGGTGTGCTAGATGACACTCCATACTGGCTTGTTGCAAATTCCTGGAACTCTGATTGGGGTGATGGTGGATTTTTCCGGATCAAGAGAGGAAGCAATGAATGTGGAATTGAGAGCCAAATTAATGCAGGGCTCCCAAAACTCAGTGAGTCATTTTGA